A region of Vespula vulgaris chromosome 1, iyVesVulg1.1, whole genome shotgun sequence DNA encodes the following proteins:
- the LOC127065243 gene encoding V-type proton ATPase 116 kDa subunit a 1 isoform X1, with amino-acid sequence MGSLFRSEEMTLCQLFLQSEAAYACVSELGELGLVQFRDLNPDVNAFQRKFVNEVRRCDEMERKLRYLEKEIKKDGIPMLDTGENPEAPQPREMIDLEATFEKLENELREVNQNAEALKRNFLELTELKHILRKTQVFFDEGKRGVTCVCCQAENGGVVSQMADPSREEEQVTLLGEEGLRAGGQALKLGFVAGVILRERIPAFERMLWRACRGNVFLRQAEIETPLEDPSTGDQVFKSVFIIFFQGDQLKTRVKKICEGFRATLYPCPEAPADRREMAMGVMTRIEDLNTVLGQTQDHRHRVLVAAAKNIKNWFVKVRKIKAIYHTLNLFNLDVTQKCLIAECWVPVLDIETIQLALRRGTERSGSSVSPILNRMETFEDPPTYNRTNKFTKGFQALIDAYGVASYREMNPAPYTIITFPFLFAVMFGDLGHGLIMFLFGGWMVLKEKPLAAKKSDNEIWNIFFGGRYIVFLMGLFSMYTGFIYNDVFSKSLNIFGSHWNITYNFTTVHSNRALQLNPNTTEYEQNPYPIGLDPVWQLAENKIIFLNSYKMKISIIFGVLHMLFGVIVGLWNHLYFKKRINITCEFIPQIIFLIVLFLYMVVLMFIKWIKYHATLSSEIRPSPYCAPSVLITFINMVLFNKPVQLKGCDKWMYAGQDGFQKFLVVVAVICIPWMLLAKPITLMRNAKKQHYQLNNHGAENGDVDGSVGAVQPTGGVQGNHKEEQEDMTEVFIHQGIHTIEYVLGSVSHTASYLRLWALSLAHAQLSEVLWAMVMRNGLTWEGWVGGIILWIIFAFWAVLTVGILVLMEGLSAFLHTLRLHWVEFQSKFYAGLGYSFQPFSFEIILDAAQSTAED; translated from the exons cttAACCCAGATGTTAACGCATTTCAACGAAAATTCGTTAACGAAGTACGTCGTTGCGATGAAATGGAACGAAAATTACGATATCTTGAGAAGGAAATCAAAAAAGATGGAATACCAATGCTTGATACTGGTGAGAATCCTGAAGCTCCACAACCTCGTGAAATGATTGATTTAGAAGCTACATTTGAAAAGTTGGAAAATGAACTGCGAGAAGTCAATCAAAATGCTGAAGCTCTGAAACGTAACTTCTTAGAATTGACTGAGCTAAAGCACATATTAAGAAAAACTCAAGTCTTCTTTGATGAG GGCAAGAGAGGGGTGACATGTGTCTGTTGCCAGGCTGAGAATGGAGGTGTCGTATCGCAGATGGCAGATCCAAGTCGTGAGGAAGAGCAAGTCACTCTCTTGGGTGAAGAGGGCCTCCGCGCCGGCGGCCAGGCTCTCAAGCTCGG TTTCGTTGCTGGAGTTATACTACGTGAACGCATTCCTGCATTCGAACGCATGCTATGGCGTGCATGTCGTGGAAATGTATTTTTACGTCAAGCTGAAATTGAAACACCCTTGGAAGACCCTTCAACg ggAGACCAAGTCTTTAAATCGgtgtttattatattcttccaAGGTGATCAATTAAAGACACGAGTTAAGAAAATTTGCGAAGGTTTTAGGGCAACTTTGTATCCATGTCCTGAAGCACCAGCAGATCGACGGGAAATGGCTATGGGAGTAATGACACGTATTGAAGATTTAAATAcg GTACTTGGTCAAACTCAAGATCATCGTCATCGTGTCTTGGTAGCTGCAgcgaaaaatatcaaaaattggTTTGTCAAAGTTCGgaaaataaaagcaatttatcatacattaaatttattcaatttagATGTTACTCAGAAATGTTTGATAGCGGAATGTTGGGTACCTGTATTAGATATCGAGACGATTCAACTTGCCTTACGTCGTGGAACg gaaCGTAGCGGTAGTTCTGTATCTCCTATTCTAAATCGTATGGAAACATTCGAAGATCCGCCGACTTACAAtcgtacaaataaatttactaaAGGTTTTCAAGCTTTAATTGATGCATATGGAGTTGCATCTTACAGAGAAATGAATCCTGCACCATATACGATAATTACTTTCCCATTTTTATTCGCTGTCATGTTTGGTGATCTCGGACATGGATTGATCATGTTTCTATTTGGTGGATGGATGGTGCTAAAGGAGAAACCATTAGCAGCTAAAAAATCTGACAATGAAATATGGAATATCTTTTTTGGTGGCAGATACATTGTTTTCTTAATGGGATTATTTTCGATGTACACAGGATTTATATACAACGACGTATTTTCtaaatctttaaatattttcggaTCACATTGGAATATCACTTATAATTTCACGACCGTTCACTCGAATAGAGCTTTACAATTAAATCCAAATACAACGGAATACGAACAGAATCCTTACCCAATTGGTCTGGATCCTGTATGGCAATTAgccgaaaataaaattatatttttaaattcctaTAAAATGAAGATTTCAATAATCTTTGGTGTATTACATATGTTGTTTGGTGTTATTGTTGGACTATGGAATCATTTGTACTTCAAAAAGAGGATAAATATTACTTGCGAATTTATTCCtcagattatatttttaatagtacTTTTCTTGTACATGGTTGTACTCATGTTTATTAAATGGATAAAATATCATGCAACCTTATCATCAG aaaTTCGTCCTAGTCCTTATTGCGCACCATCagtattaataacatttatcaACATGGTACTCTTCAATAAACCTGTACAATTAAAAGGTTGTGACAAATGGATGTATGCCGGTCAAGATGGATTCCAGAAATTTTTAGTCGTCGTAGCTGTCATTTGCATTCCATGGATGTTATTAGCTAAGCCAATTACATTAATGCGTAATGCAAAGAAACAACATTATcaa TTAAATAATCATGGTGCCGAAAATGGTGACGTAGATGGTAGTGTTGGTGCGGTGCAACCAACAGGAGGTGTTCAAGGTAATcataaagaagaacaagaagataTGACTGAAGTATTTATACACCAAGGCATTCATACTATCGAATATGTACTTGGTAGCGTCTCCCATACTGCATCATATTTACGTTTGTGGGCTTTATCTCTTGCTCATGCAC aactCTCAGAAGTATTATGGGCTATGGTAATGAGGAATGGATTGACCTGGGAAGGTTGGGTTGGTGGTATTATCCTTTGGATAATATTCGCATTTTGGGCTGTTTTGACTGTTGGTATTTTAGTTCTGATGGAAGGACTTTCAGCTTTCTTACATACTCTTCGTCTCCATTG GGTGGAATTTCAAAGCAAGTTTTACGCTGGTTTGGGTTATAGTTTCCAACCattttcgtttgaaattatattagatGCCGCTCAATCGACTGCCGAGGATTAA
- the LOC127065243 gene encoding V-type proton ATPase 116 kDa subunit a 1 isoform X2, translated as MGSLFRSEEMTLCQLFLQSEAAYACVSELGELGLVQFRDLNPDVNAFQRKFVNEVRRCDEMERKLRYLEKEIKKDGIPMLDTGENPEAPQPREMIDLEATFEKLENELREVNQNAEALKRNFLELTELKHILRKTQVFFDEAENGGVVSQMADPSREEEQVTLLGEEGLRAGGQALKLGFVAGVILRERIPAFERMLWRACRGNVFLRQAEIETPLEDPSTGDQVFKSVFIIFFQGDQLKTRVKKICEGFRATLYPCPEAPADRREMAMGVMTRIEDLNTVLGQTQDHRHRVLVAAAKNIKNWFVKVRKIKAIYHTLNLFNLDVTQKCLIAECWVPVLDIETIQLALRRGTERSGSSVSPILNRMETFEDPPTYNRTNKFTKGFQALIDAYGVASYREMNPAPYTIITFPFLFAVMFGDLGHGLIMFLFGGWMVLKEKPLAAKKSDNEIWNIFFGGRYIVFLMGLFSMYTGFIYNDVFSKSLNIFGSHWNITYNFTTVHSNRALQLNPNTTEYEQNPYPIGLDPVWQLAENKIIFLNSYKMKISIIFGVLHMLFGVIVGLWNHLYFKKRINITCEFIPQIIFLIVLFLYMVVLMFIKWIKYHATLSSEIRPSPYCAPSVLITFINMVLFNKPVQLKGCDKWMYAGQDGFQKFLVVVAVICIPWMLLAKPITLMRNAKKQHYQLNNHGAENGDVDGSVGAVQPTGGVQGNHKEEQEDMTEVFIHQGIHTIEYVLGSVSHTASYLRLWALSLAHAQLSEVLWAMVMRNGLTWEGWVGGIILWIIFAFWAVLTVGILVLMEGLSAFLHTLRLHWVEFQSKFYAGLGYSFQPFSFEIILDAAQSTAED; from the exons cttAACCCAGATGTTAACGCATTTCAACGAAAATTCGTTAACGAAGTACGTCGTTGCGATGAAATGGAACGAAAATTACGATATCTTGAGAAGGAAATCAAAAAAGATGGAATACCAATGCTTGATACTGGTGAGAATCCTGAAGCTCCACAACCTCGTGAAATGATTGATTTAGAAGCTACATTTGAAAAGTTGGAAAATGAACTGCGAGAAGTCAATCAAAATGCTGAAGCTCTGAAACGTAACTTCTTAGAATTGACTGAGCTAAAGCACATATTAAGAAAAACTCAAGTCTTCTTTGATGAG GCTGAGAATGGAGGTGTCGTATCGCAGATGGCAGATCCAAGTCGTGAGGAAGAGCAAGTCACTCTCTTGGGTGAAGAGGGCCTCCGCGCCGGCGGCCAGGCTCTCAAGCTCGG TTTCGTTGCTGGAGTTATACTACGTGAACGCATTCCTGCATTCGAACGCATGCTATGGCGTGCATGTCGTGGAAATGTATTTTTACGTCAAGCTGAAATTGAAACACCCTTGGAAGACCCTTCAACg ggAGACCAAGTCTTTAAATCGgtgtttattatattcttccaAGGTGATCAATTAAAGACACGAGTTAAGAAAATTTGCGAAGGTTTTAGGGCAACTTTGTATCCATGTCCTGAAGCACCAGCAGATCGACGGGAAATGGCTATGGGAGTAATGACACGTATTGAAGATTTAAATAcg GTACTTGGTCAAACTCAAGATCATCGTCATCGTGTCTTGGTAGCTGCAgcgaaaaatatcaaaaattggTTTGTCAAAGTTCGgaaaataaaagcaatttatcatacattaaatttattcaatttagATGTTACTCAGAAATGTTTGATAGCGGAATGTTGGGTACCTGTATTAGATATCGAGACGATTCAACTTGCCTTACGTCGTGGAACg gaaCGTAGCGGTAGTTCTGTATCTCCTATTCTAAATCGTATGGAAACATTCGAAGATCCGCCGACTTACAAtcgtacaaataaatttactaaAGGTTTTCAAGCTTTAATTGATGCATATGGAGTTGCATCTTACAGAGAAATGAATCCTGCACCATATACGATAATTACTTTCCCATTTTTATTCGCTGTCATGTTTGGTGATCTCGGACATGGATTGATCATGTTTCTATTTGGTGGATGGATGGTGCTAAAGGAGAAACCATTAGCAGCTAAAAAATCTGACAATGAAATATGGAATATCTTTTTTGGTGGCAGATACATTGTTTTCTTAATGGGATTATTTTCGATGTACACAGGATTTATATACAACGACGTATTTTCtaaatctttaaatattttcggaTCACATTGGAATATCACTTATAATTTCACGACCGTTCACTCGAATAGAGCTTTACAATTAAATCCAAATACAACGGAATACGAACAGAATCCTTACCCAATTGGTCTGGATCCTGTATGGCAATTAgccgaaaataaaattatatttttaaattcctaTAAAATGAAGATTTCAATAATCTTTGGTGTATTACATATGTTGTTTGGTGTTATTGTTGGACTATGGAATCATTTGTACTTCAAAAAGAGGATAAATATTACTTGCGAATTTATTCCtcagattatatttttaatagtacTTTTCTTGTACATGGTTGTACTCATGTTTATTAAATGGATAAAATATCATGCAACCTTATCATCAG aaaTTCGTCCTAGTCCTTATTGCGCACCATCagtattaataacatttatcaACATGGTACTCTTCAATAAACCTGTACAATTAAAAGGTTGTGACAAATGGATGTATGCCGGTCAAGATGGATTCCAGAAATTTTTAGTCGTCGTAGCTGTCATTTGCATTCCATGGATGTTATTAGCTAAGCCAATTACATTAATGCGTAATGCAAAGAAACAACATTATcaa TTAAATAATCATGGTGCCGAAAATGGTGACGTAGATGGTAGTGTTGGTGCGGTGCAACCAACAGGAGGTGTTCAAGGTAATcataaagaagaacaagaagataTGACTGAAGTATTTATACACCAAGGCATTCATACTATCGAATATGTACTTGGTAGCGTCTCCCATACTGCATCATATTTACGTTTGTGGGCTTTATCTCTTGCTCATGCAC aactCTCAGAAGTATTATGGGCTATGGTAATGAGGAATGGATTGACCTGGGAAGGTTGGGTTGGTGGTATTATCCTTTGGATAATATTCGCATTTTGGGCTGTTTTGACTGTTGGTATTTTAGTTCTGATGGAAGGACTTTCAGCTTTCTTACATACTCTTCGTCTCCATTG GGTGGAATTTCAAAGCAAGTTTTACGCTGGTTTGGGTTATAGTTTCCAACCattttcgtttgaaattatattagatGCCGCTCAATCGACTGCCGAGGATTAA
- the LOC127065243 gene encoding V-type proton ATPase 116 kDa subunit a 1 isoform X4 translates to MGSLFRSEEMTLCQLFLQSEAAYACVSELGELGLVQFRDLNPDVNAFQRKFVNEVRRCDEMERKLRYLEKEIKKDGIPMLDTGENPEAPQPREMIDLEATFEKLENELREVNQNAEALKRNFLELTELKHILRKTQVFFDEMADPSREEEQVTLLGEEGLRAGGQALKLGFVAGVILRERIPAFERMLWRACRGNVFLRQAEIETPLEDPSTGDQVFKSVFIIFFQGDQLKTRVKKICEGFRATLYPCPEAPADRREMAMGVMTRIEDLNTVLGQTQDHRHRVLVAAAKNIKNWFVKVRKIKAIYHTLNLFNLDVTQKCLIAECWVPVLDIETIQLALRRGTERSGSSVSPILNRMETFEDPPTYNRTNKFTKGFQALIDAYGVASYREMNPAPYTIITFPFLFAVMFGDLGHGLIMFLFGGWMVLKEKPLAAKKSDNEIWNIFFGGRYIVFLMGLFSMYTGFIYNDVFSKSLNIFGSHWNITYNFTTVHSNRALQLNPNTTEYEQNPYPIGLDPVWQLAENKIIFLNSYKMKISIIFGVLHMLFGVIVGLWNHLYFKKRINITCEFIPQIIFLIVLFLYMVVLMFIKWIKYHATLSSEIRPSPYCAPSVLITFINMVLFNKPVQLKGCDKWMYAGQDGFQKFLVVVAVICIPWMLLAKPITLMRNAKKQHYQLNNHGAENGDVDGSVGAVQPTGGVQGNHKEEQEDMTEVFIHQGIHTIEYVLGSVSHTASYLRLWALSLAHAQLSEVLWAMVMRNGLTWEGWVGGIILWIIFAFWAVLTVGILVLMEGLSAFLHTLRLHWVEFQSKFYAGLGYSFQPFSFEIILDAAQSTAED, encoded by the exons cttAACCCAGATGTTAACGCATTTCAACGAAAATTCGTTAACGAAGTACGTCGTTGCGATGAAATGGAACGAAAATTACGATATCTTGAGAAGGAAATCAAAAAAGATGGAATACCAATGCTTGATACTGGTGAGAATCCTGAAGCTCCACAACCTCGTGAAATGATTGATTTAGAAGCTACATTTGAAAAGTTGGAAAATGAACTGCGAGAAGTCAATCAAAATGCTGAAGCTCTGAAACGTAACTTCTTAGAATTGACTGAGCTAAAGCACATATTAAGAAAAACTCAAGTCTTCTTTGATGAG ATGGCAGATCCAAGTCGTGAGGAAGAGCAAGTCACTCTCTTGGGTGAAGAGGGCCTCCGCGCCGGCGGCCAGGCTCTCAAGCTCGG TTTCGTTGCTGGAGTTATACTACGTGAACGCATTCCTGCATTCGAACGCATGCTATGGCGTGCATGTCGTGGAAATGTATTTTTACGTCAAGCTGAAATTGAAACACCCTTGGAAGACCCTTCAACg ggAGACCAAGTCTTTAAATCGgtgtttattatattcttccaAGGTGATCAATTAAAGACACGAGTTAAGAAAATTTGCGAAGGTTTTAGGGCAACTTTGTATCCATGTCCTGAAGCACCAGCAGATCGACGGGAAATGGCTATGGGAGTAATGACACGTATTGAAGATTTAAATAcg GTACTTGGTCAAACTCAAGATCATCGTCATCGTGTCTTGGTAGCTGCAgcgaaaaatatcaaaaattggTTTGTCAAAGTTCGgaaaataaaagcaatttatcatacattaaatttattcaatttagATGTTACTCAGAAATGTTTGATAGCGGAATGTTGGGTACCTGTATTAGATATCGAGACGATTCAACTTGCCTTACGTCGTGGAACg gaaCGTAGCGGTAGTTCTGTATCTCCTATTCTAAATCGTATGGAAACATTCGAAGATCCGCCGACTTACAAtcgtacaaataaatttactaaAGGTTTTCAAGCTTTAATTGATGCATATGGAGTTGCATCTTACAGAGAAATGAATCCTGCACCATATACGATAATTACTTTCCCATTTTTATTCGCTGTCATGTTTGGTGATCTCGGACATGGATTGATCATGTTTCTATTTGGTGGATGGATGGTGCTAAAGGAGAAACCATTAGCAGCTAAAAAATCTGACAATGAAATATGGAATATCTTTTTTGGTGGCAGATACATTGTTTTCTTAATGGGATTATTTTCGATGTACACAGGATTTATATACAACGACGTATTTTCtaaatctttaaatattttcggaTCACATTGGAATATCACTTATAATTTCACGACCGTTCACTCGAATAGAGCTTTACAATTAAATCCAAATACAACGGAATACGAACAGAATCCTTACCCAATTGGTCTGGATCCTGTATGGCAATTAgccgaaaataaaattatatttttaaattcctaTAAAATGAAGATTTCAATAATCTTTGGTGTATTACATATGTTGTTTGGTGTTATTGTTGGACTATGGAATCATTTGTACTTCAAAAAGAGGATAAATATTACTTGCGAATTTATTCCtcagattatatttttaatagtacTTTTCTTGTACATGGTTGTACTCATGTTTATTAAATGGATAAAATATCATGCAACCTTATCATCAG aaaTTCGTCCTAGTCCTTATTGCGCACCATCagtattaataacatttatcaACATGGTACTCTTCAATAAACCTGTACAATTAAAAGGTTGTGACAAATGGATGTATGCCGGTCAAGATGGATTCCAGAAATTTTTAGTCGTCGTAGCTGTCATTTGCATTCCATGGATGTTATTAGCTAAGCCAATTACATTAATGCGTAATGCAAAGAAACAACATTATcaa TTAAATAATCATGGTGCCGAAAATGGTGACGTAGATGGTAGTGTTGGTGCGGTGCAACCAACAGGAGGTGTTCAAGGTAATcataaagaagaacaagaagataTGACTGAAGTATTTATACACCAAGGCATTCATACTATCGAATATGTACTTGGTAGCGTCTCCCATACTGCATCATATTTACGTTTGTGGGCTTTATCTCTTGCTCATGCAC aactCTCAGAAGTATTATGGGCTATGGTAATGAGGAATGGATTGACCTGGGAAGGTTGGGTTGGTGGTATTATCCTTTGGATAATATTCGCATTTTGGGCTGTTTTGACTGTTGGTATTTTAGTTCTGATGGAAGGACTTTCAGCTTTCTTACATACTCTTCGTCTCCATTG GGTGGAATTTCAAAGCAAGTTTTACGCTGGTTTGGGTTATAGTTTCCAACCattttcgtttgaaattatattagatGCCGCTCAATCGACTGCCGAGGATTAA
- the LOC127065243 gene encoding V-type proton ATPase 116 kDa subunit a 1 isoform X5: MGSLFRSEEMTLCQLFLQSEAAYACVSELGELGLVQFRDLNPDVNAFQRKFVNEVRRCDEMERKLRYLEKEIKKDGIPMLDTGENPEAPQPREMIDLEATFEKLENELREVNQNAEALKRNFLELTELKHILRKTQVFFDEHLYTAADTIGAHYRSPLSFVAGVILRERIPAFERMLWRACRGNVFLRQAEIETPLEDPSTGDQVFKSVFIIFFQGDQLKTRVKKICEGFRATLYPCPEAPADRREMAMGVMTRIEDLNTVLGQTQDHRHRVLVAAAKNIKNWFVKVRKIKAIYHTLNLFNLDVTQKCLIAECWVPVLDIETIQLALRRGTERSGSSVSPILNRMETFEDPPTYNRTNKFTKGFQALIDAYGVASYREMNPAPYTIITFPFLFAVMFGDLGHGLIMFLFGGWMVLKEKPLAAKKSDNEIWNIFFGGRYIVFLMGLFSMYTGFIYNDVFSKSLNIFGSHWNITYNFTTVHSNRALQLNPNTTEYEQNPYPIGLDPVWQLAENKIIFLNSYKMKISIIFGVLHMLFGVIVGLWNHLYFKKRINITCEFIPQIIFLIVLFLYMVVLMFIKWIKYHATLSSEIRPSPYCAPSVLITFINMVLFNKPVQLKGCDKWMYAGQDGFQKFLVVVAVICIPWMLLAKPITLMRNAKKQHYQLNNHGAENGDVDGSVGAVQPTGGVQGNHKEEQEDMTEVFIHQGIHTIEYVLGSVSHTASYLRLWALSLAHAQLSEVLWAMVMRNGLTWEGWVGGIILWIIFAFWAVLTVGILVLMEGLSAFLHTLRLHWVEFQSKFYAGLGYSFQPFSFEIILDAAQSTAED, encoded by the exons cttAACCCAGATGTTAACGCATTTCAACGAAAATTCGTTAACGAAGTACGTCGTTGCGATGAAATGGAACGAAAATTACGATATCTTGAGAAGGAAATCAAAAAAGATGGAATACCAATGCTTGATACTGGTGAGAATCCTGAAGCTCCACAACCTCGTGAAATGATTGATTTAGAAGCTACATTTGAAAAGTTGGAAAATGAACTGCGAGAAGTCAATCAAAATGCTGAAGCTCTGAAACGTAACTTCTTAGAATTGACTGAGCTAAAGCACATATTAAGAAAAACTCAAGTCTTCTTTGATGAG CACCTGTACACTGCGGCAGACACCATAGGAGCACACTATAGGAGCCCCCTCAG TTTCGTTGCTGGAGTTATACTACGTGAACGCATTCCTGCATTCGAACGCATGCTATGGCGTGCATGTCGTGGAAATGTATTTTTACGTCAAGCTGAAATTGAAACACCCTTGGAAGACCCTTCAACg ggAGACCAAGTCTTTAAATCGgtgtttattatattcttccaAGGTGATCAATTAAAGACACGAGTTAAGAAAATTTGCGAAGGTTTTAGGGCAACTTTGTATCCATGTCCTGAAGCACCAGCAGATCGACGGGAAATGGCTATGGGAGTAATGACACGTATTGAAGATTTAAATAcg GTACTTGGTCAAACTCAAGATCATCGTCATCGTGTCTTGGTAGCTGCAgcgaaaaatatcaaaaattggTTTGTCAAAGTTCGgaaaataaaagcaatttatcatacattaaatttattcaatttagATGTTACTCAGAAATGTTTGATAGCGGAATGTTGGGTACCTGTATTAGATATCGAGACGATTCAACTTGCCTTACGTCGTGGAACg gaaCGTAGCGGTAGTTCTGTATCTCCTATTCTAAATCGTATGGAAACATTCGAAGATCCGCCGACTTACAAtcgtacaaataaatttactaaAGGTTTTCAAGCTTTAATTGATGCATATGGAGTTGCATCTTACAGAGAAATGAATCCTGCACCATATACGATAATTACTTTCCCATTTTTATTCGCTGTCATGTTTGGTGATCTCGGACATGGATTGATCATGTTTCTATTTGGTGGATGGATGGTGCTAAAGGAGAAACCATTAGCAGCTAAAAAATCTGACAATGAAATATGGAATATCTTTTTTGGTGGCAGATACATTGTTTTCTTAATGGGATTATTTTCGATGTACACAGGATTTATATACAACGACGTATTTTCtaaatctttaaatattttcggaTCACATTGGAATATCACTTATAATTTCACGACCGTTCACTCGAATAGAGCTTTACAATTAAATCCAAATACAACGGAATACGAACAGAATCCTTACCCAATTGGTCTGGATCCTGTATGGCAATTAgccgaaaataaaattatatttttaaattcctaTAAAATGAAGATTTCAATAATCTTTGGTGTATTACATATGTTGTTTGGTGTTATTGTTGGACTATGGAATCATTTGTACTTCAAAAAGAGGATAAATATTACTTGCGAATTTATTCCtcagattatatttttaatagtacTTTTCTTGTACATGGTTGTACTCATGTTTATTAAATGGATAAAATATCATGCAACCTTATCATCAG aaaTTCGTCCTAGTCCTTATTGCGCACCATCagtattaataacatttatcaACATGGTACTCTTCAATAAACCTGTACAATTAAAAGGTTGTGACAAATGGATGTATGCCGGTCAAGATGGATTCCAGAAATTTTTAGTCGTCGTAGCTGTCATTTGCATTCCATGGATGTTATTAGCTAAGCCAATTACATTAATGCGTAATGCAAAGAAACAACATTATcaa TTAAATAATCATGGTGCCGAAAATGGTGACGTAGATGGTAGTGTTGGTGCGGTGCAACCAACAGGAGGTGTTCAAGGTAATcataaagaagaacaagaagataTGACTGAAGTATTTATACACCAAGGCATTCATACTATCGAATATGTACTTGGTAGCGTCTCCCATACTGCATCATATTTACGTTTGTGGGCTTTATCTCTTGCTCATGCAC aactCTCAGAAGTATTATGGGCTATGGTAATGAGGAATGGATTGACCTGGGAAGGTTGGGTTGGTGGTATTATCCTTTGGATAATATTCGCATTTTGGGCTGTTTTGACTGTTGGTATTTTAGTTCTGATGGAAGGACTTTCAGCTTTCTTACATACTCTTCGTCTCCATTG GGTGGAATTTCAAAGCAAGTTTTACGCTGGTTTGGGTTATAGTTTCCAACCattttcgtttgaaattatattagatGCCGCTCAATCGACTGCCGAGGATTAA